The genomic segment ACACTACATCTCCAACGGATTCAAGCAAAAATGGAATAAAGATCGTAATCTGTTGCAGGTCAAATAAATCTATTTGCAAGGTTCTAATAACTATGATAGGGTTAATATATAAAGTCATTGGGTAATACAATTGGCGTCAGACATAATTTATAAAAATATTATCTTCGTACGTGTTACTGATACGATCAGGCATGAGTGAAAAGATGATTGATGATAGTTTTGGGGGCAACTCTTAGGCTTATTTCAATTTCCTTTTTTCTCATGTCTTTTTTGTATGTATATATGTTGAACATATGAATAGCTATTAAACTAAGCGAAGGCATCCCCAAGCGCCGTAGCGAATTCAATGGAATTTTTTATGTCAACCTATATAGTTGAAAAACCCCGATGACTTATTAAAGATTTAGGAGGTTATACAGTGTTTAAAAAAACTTTTGGTGTTTTACAAAAAGTTGGACAAGCTTTAATGCTTCCAGTAGCCCTACTTCCAGCAGCAGGTTTATTGCTTGGTATAGGTAATGCTGCCCAGCAAGAAACAATGCTTAACTATCTGCCATTTTTATCAGCAGATTGGATCCAGTTGACAGCAACAGTAATGGAAGATGCGGGGGGAATTATTTTTGATAACTTACCGCTTATCTTTGCAATTGGTGTCGCGATTGGGTTAGCAAAAGACGGCGCTGCAGCACTTGCGGCACTTGTTGGTTACCTCGTATTGAATCAAGTAATGAGTTCATGGCTCGGGATTACACCAGACATGCTTGCTGATAATCCAGCCTATGCACTCGTTTTCGGAATTCCAACGTTACAAACCGGAGTTTTCGGCGGGATTATTGTAGGTTTGATAGCAGCGTTTTGTTACAACAAGTTTCATGATATTGAAATGCCTTCTTTCCTTGGGTTCTTTGCAGGGAAAAGGTTCGTTCCAATTGCTACAGCTGGTGCGGCTTTCGTAGCTGGATTACTATTGATTGTTATTTGGCCAACAGTTCAAGCCGGAATGAATAGTGCATCACTTTGGTTACTCGATGAAGGTACATATATCGCCGTATTCTTCTTTGGATTTATCAAACGTTTGCTAATACCGTTTGGATTGCACCATATTTTCCATGCACCATTCTGGTATGAATTTGGTACATATACGACGGCGGCTGGTTCAGTTGTTCGTGGTGATATGACAATCTTCTTTGCACAATTAAAAGATGGTGTACAACTTACAGCTGGTAACTTCATGGGTGGAGAATTCCCAATTATGATGTTTGGTTTGCCGGCAGCAGCGCTCGCGATGTATCATGCAGCGCGACCAGAAAAGAAAAAATTAGTTGCAGGACTATTAGCATCAGGTGCTTTAACATCATTCTTAACGGGGATAACCGAACCACTTGAATTTTCATTTTTATTCCTGTCGCCTATACTTTTCTTACTCCATGCTGTTTTAGATGGTTTATCATTTGTATTGATGACATTTTTGGAAGTTCATATCGGTTACACCTTCTCAGGTGGAGCTATTGACTTCTTCCTCTTCGGTATTTTACCGGGCAAAGAGTCATGGTGGATTGCCGTATTACTCGGCCTTGTTTTTGCAGTGATCTATTACTTCTTGTTCCGCTTTATGATTAGTAAGTTTAATCTAATGACACCGGGACGTGAAGCAGATGATGAAGATACAGAAGAAGCGAAAACTGGTCCAAAGGGCAACACTGATCTTGCTTACAATATTCTTGAAGCAATGGGTGGTCAAAAGAATATCAGCCAGTTAGATGCTTGTATTACAAGGCTTCGTGTATCTGTTATCGATGTTCAAGCCGTTAACAAAAAAGACTTGAAAAAGTTAGGTGCGGCGGGCGTACTTGAAGTTGGTAATAACATTCAAGCAATATTCGGCCCACGTTCTGAAATTATTAAAGGCCAAATTCAAGATGTAATCAGTGGAAAACGACCTCGTACTGAGGTGGTTGAACAACCTGTCCAAACTGTAAGTAAAGTTACAACGAATCAAACGACAGATGTATTTATTTCACCGATACAAGGCGAGATTAAGCCGCTTTCAGAAGTACCTGATGCTGTGTTTGCAGAAAAAATGATGGGCGACGGTTTTGCGATTGTGCCATCTGAAGGTATTGTTGTTTCACCAGTAGATGGGACAATCGTTACTTTCTTCCCGACAAAACATGCATTAGGAATTCAAGCTGATTCAGGAAGAGAAATTTTAATTCATGTTGGAATTGATACGGTCAAATTAGATGGTAAAGGTTTCGAAGCTTTAGTTGCACAAGGTGATCAAGTTAAAAAAGGACAACCTTTGTTGAGATTCGATGTTGATTATATTAAGGAGCATGCGACTTCAATCATTACTCCGATTATCTTCACTAATCTATTTGAGGGTGAATCAGTCGTTATTAATAAGTCAGGTACTGTTGAATTAGAAGAAGACAACATTGTGACGATTGAAAAGTAAGAAAAGCGGAAGGCGCCTTCTAGAACCGAGCGTCTGAAGCTAGACACTATTCTAAGTCGGAAAACTTATACTTTCTTACCTGTAAATACTGAGTGTCAGGCCCCTTTAGAGAGAAATCAGCCATGTATAAAATGGCTGATTTCTTTCTTTTTGTATTTCACCCTTATAATTAGTGTCAGAAGACTTCCTTAACTGACGAATGGCCCCTGTTTGTGAGATAATACACTTAGAATGAGAGGCTGATTAACAATGACATTTCAGGATTACAACTTAAGCAAGGAGATTACACGGGCGCTAGACGGGCTTGGGTATTCTTCACCAACAGAAGTGCAGGAGAAAGTAATTCCTGCGGCACTTACTAAAAACGATTTAGTTGTCAAATCACAGACGGGTAGCGGGAAGACTGCGGCTTTTGGAATTCCCATCTGTGAAATGGTTGACTGGGACGAGAACAAACCACAGGCGCTAATTTTAACACCGACGCGTGAACTCGCAGATCAGGTCAAAGAAGACATTACAAACATTGGCCGTTTTAAGCGTATTAAAGCTGCCGCTGTTTACGGGAAATCACCATATGCCTATCAAAAAGAAGAACTAAAGCAAAAATGCCACGTAGTTGTCGGGACACCAGGGCGTGTATTCGATCATATTGAGCGAGGTTCACTTGTGCTTGATCGAATTGAATATCTGGTGCTAGATGAAGCTGATGAAATGCTAAATATGGGCTTTATTGACCAAGTCGAATCGATTATTAATAAATTACCGAAAAATAGAACGACTATGCTTTTCTCAGCAACACTTCCAGAAAAGATAGGCAAACTAAGCAGTAAATATATGAAGAACCCGAAAAATATTGAGATAGCTTCTACTGTTACATTGACGGATCAAATTGACCACTCACTCATTATCGTAAGGGACCCACAGAAATTTGACCTGCTGCGTGATGTGACCGTTGTTGAAAATCCAGATAGCTGCATCATTTTTTGCCGGACAAAAGATCAAGTGGATAGTGTTACTGAACAGCTTGAAAAACTCCACTATACTTGCGACAAACTCCATGGCGGCATGATGCAGGAAGACCGTTTCTCTGTCATGGATGAATTCAAGCGCGGCGAATTCCGTTACCTAGTTGCCACAGATGTTGCTGCACGTGGTATTGATATCGACAGCATTACGCATGTAATTAACTATGATCTCCCTGTGGAAACTGAAAGCTATGTGCATAGAGTAGGGAGAACTGGACGGGCTGGTAAGAGAGGGAAAGCGATTTCTTTCGTTACGCCTAATGAAAATCACTTCCTTGATGAGATTGAAGCGTACATTGGATTTGAAATTCAACAACGCAATGCTCCATCCAAACAGGCAGTTGTAGTAGCAATGGGCGCATTTACAGAGAAAATAGAAAGCCTTCCTGAATTGAAAAAGAACAAAAATGAACTAGTAAATAAAGATATTATGAAGCTCTATTTTAACGGTGGTAAAAAGAAAAAGCTTCGCGCGGTTGACTTTGTCGGTACAATTACAAATATTCCTGGCGTATCTGCAGAAGACATCGGAATCATTAAAATCCAGGACACTGTGACCTATATTGATATACTGAATGGCAAAGGTAAGTTGGTGTTGAATGAAATGAAAACGACAACAGTTAAAGGGAAGTTATTGAAAGTGCATAAAGCGAATAAATAAATCTCGATATAAAAAAGCAATCCTTGATCAGTATATTCACTGAACAAGGATTGCTTTTTATATACTACTAAGTCCATTTACCAACTGCTTGTCCCACTTGCACTTCACTGTTCAACTCAATAGTCGGAATGAAGTCCGGATTATTTTCTATAAACAGAATAACTGTAGATCCAAAACTGAAATAACCAAAATCATTTCCTTTAATGCATTCTTTTGATGAATTGTGAAGCTGTATGCTATTCACATTTAAAGCTCCAACTTTTATTATGGCCACTTTTCCGAAATCTGTCATTACTTCTGAAATGAGGCGATGATTCGTGGAGAAGGGGCTCTGTCCAAGACGTAATCCTAAACTATTCACTGGATAAGAAACGCCGCCAAGAGCGTAGCGTGAAACCAAACTTCCTGTAACAGGATAGTGGAAGTGATGATAATGGCTAGGTGACAGGTAAAAGATATAATACGTGCCATCTTTATAAGCAGCTGCTTTTTCAGAGGTACCCATAATTTCGTTTATCTTATACTGATGGCCTTTTATCAGAAAAGATTGGTCGGTAGCTATTTTCCCAACTCCACTTGCAACACCATCCACTGGTGAAGTGAGGGCATTTGGCGAAGGATCCACTTGACGAATACCTTCTTTTAGCTGGCGTGTGAAGAGGGCTTGTAGACTTTTATAGTGTGAGATTGGGTGTTCCATTTCGTCATTATTAATGCGATAAGCATTGCTGAATGGCTGAATGAACGGCCGGCTAAATCGTGAACTTGTAAATGATTTTAAGAGAGCAGAAGAAACTGGATTCCCCGTGAGCTCAACAAAAGATTTAAAGAGTGCTTTTTTCATTTAATTTATCCTCCGAACGATTCATTTACACTTTCGCAATACGAATGTTGCTAATCATCAATACTGACATAATCAACATCAATATAACGAAAAATAATGGACCCACATATGGAACAAGGAAAAAGCTTAGTGTCATGACAACCCCTGCTACCGTAATAGGAACACCATAAAATGCACCATCAAATTCAGATGCATTGTAACGAGCGAGACGAACTGCACCGGCTAAGACATAAAAAACGGTAGCAATGATTCCAAGCCAAGGCGTCGAATAAAGTGTTGTTTCGTAAATCAATAATGCGGGTGCTAATCCGAATGAAACTAAATCACATAATGAATCAAGTTCTTTACCAAAAAGCGATTCTGCATTATAATGTCTCGCGACCATTCCATCGAAACGATCAAATAATGCGGCAAGGAAGATGAAAAGTAAACTCATATGACCTAAGCCTTTTATAATAAGAATAATAGCAATAACGCCGAAACATAAGTTCATCAATGTAATTGCATTTGCTAACTGCGCTTTCACTTTGGATTGTTCAACATAATCAGGTGAAATCATAAAACACCTCCTAATAGTGTACATACGATTTTCGATTAATTAATAGCCATGATTTCAACTACCCGAAAATACAATGATACCATGATTTCTATGGTGAAAACTGTGAAATTAAAGACGAATTAAAATAAAGTATGTAACCGGTAATCTTATATTATACTTGAATAATGAATGCCATGCAATTTAAAGTATGAATGTCAGCCGCTTTGCTCACTTTCAATCT from the Sporosarcina psychrophila genome contains:
- the ptsG gene encoding glucose-specific PTS transporter subunit IIBC, encoding MFKKTFGVLQKVGQALMLPVALLPAAGLLLGIGNAAQQETMLNYLPFLSADWIQLTATVMEDAGGIIFDNLPLIFAIGVAIGLAKDGAAALAALVGYLVLNQVMSSWLGITPDMLADNPAYALVFGIPTLQTGVFGGIIVGLIAAFCYNKFHDIEMPSFLGFFAGKRFVPIATAGAAFVAGLLLIVIWPTVQAGMNSASLWLLDEGTYIAVFFFGFIKRLLIPFGLHHIFHAPFWYEFGTYTTAAGSVVRGDMTIFFAQLKDGVQLTAGNFMGGEFPIMMFGLPAAALAMYHAARPEKKKLVAGLLASGALTSFLTGITEPLEFSFLFLSPILFLLHAVLDGLSFVLMTFLEVHIGYTFSGGAIDFFLFGILPGKESWWIAVLLGLVFAVIYYFLFRFMISKFNLMTPGREADDEDTEEAKTGPKGNTDLAYNILEAMGGQKNISQLDACITRLRVSVIDVQAVNKKDLKKLGAAGVLEVGNNIQAIFGPRSEIIKGQIQDVISGKRPRTEVVEQPVQTVSKVTTNQTTDVFISPIQGEIKPLSEVPDAVFAEKMMGDGFAIVPSEGIVVSPVDGTIVTFFPTKHALGIQADSGREILIHVGIDTVKLDGKGFEALVAQGDQVKKGQPLLRFDVDYIKEHATSIITPIIFTNLFEGESVVINKSGTVELEEDNIVTIEK
- a CDS encoding DEAD/DEAH box helicase; its protein translation is MTFQDYNLSKEITRALDGLGYSSPTEVQEKVIPAALTKNDLVVKSQTGSGKTAAFGIPICEMVDWDENKPQALILTPTRELADQVKEDITNIGRFKRIKAAAVYGKSPYAYQKEELKQKCHVVVGTPGRVFDHIERGSLVLDRIEYLVLDEADEMLNMGFIDQVESIINKLPKNRTTMLFSATLPEKIGKLSSKYMKNPKNIEIASTVTLTDQIDHSLIIVRDPQKFDLLRDVTVVENPDSCIIFCRTKDQVDSVTEQLEKLHYTCDKLHGGMMQEDRFSVMDEFKRGEFRYLVATDVAARGIDIDSITHVINYDLPVETESYVHRVGRTGRAGKRGKAISFVTPNENHFLDEIEAYIGFEIQQRNAPSKQAVVVAMGAFTEKIESLPELKKNKNELVNKDIMKLYFNGGKKKKLRAVDFVGTITNIPGVSAEDIGIIKIQDTVTYIDILNGKGKLVLNEMKTTTVKGKLLKVHKANK
- a CDS encoding phosphatidylserine decarboxylase, coding for MKKALFKSFVELTGNPVSSALLKSFTSSRFSRPFIQPFSNAYRINNDEMEHPISHYKSLQALFTRQLKEGIRQVDPSPNALTSPVDGVASGVGKIATDQSFLIKGHQYKINEIMGTSEKAAAYKDGTYYIFYLSPSHYHHFHYPVTGSLVSRYALGGVSYPVNSLGLRLGQSPFSTNHRLISEVMTDFGKVAIIKVGALNVNSIQLHNSSKECIKGNDFGYFSFGSTVILFIENNPDFIPTIELNSEVQVGQAVGKWT
- the pssA gene encoding CDP-diacylglycerol--serine O-phosphatidyltransferase, whose translation is MISPDYVEQSKVKAQLANAITLMNLCFGVIAIILIIKGLGHMSLLFIFLAALFDRFDGMVARHYNAESLFGKELDSLCDLVSFGLAPALLIYETTLYSTPWLGIIATVFYVLAGAVRLARYNASEFDGAFYGVPITVAGVVMTLSFFLVPYVGPLFFVILMLIMSVLMISNIRIAKV